A segment of the Ochotona princeps isolate mOchPri1 chromosome 16, mOchPri1.hap1, whole genome shotgun sequence genome:
GGCCCGGCTGCGCGCCAACATTGCCAACCCGTCCTCGGCcgagctgctgcacttcctcttCGGGCCCCTGCAGATGGTGGGTCCGGGGCCCCGGTCGCCCGCGGCCCTGACCGCCTTGACCACCCTGACCGCCCCGCCGCCCTGACCGCCCGCTCCGCCCCGGCAGATCGTCAACACGTCCGGCGGCCCCGAGCTGGCCAGTGGCGTGCGCAGTCCGCACCTCACCACCGAGGCCGTGGCGCTGCTGCGGGACAACGTGACTCCGCGCGAGCGTGCGCTCTGGGCCTCGCTGGGCGACGCGTGGACCAGGCCGGGGTAGGCGGGGCGTGGCCACGGGAGGGCGTGGTCACCGGAGGGCGCGCCGCTGGGGTGTGGTCTCCGGGAGGGGCGTGCTCAGGACGAGGGGCGTGGTCAGCTGATTGGGCGTGCCTCTGGGGAGGGGCGTGGTCACTGAGAGGGGCGTGGTCGCGGGAGGGACCCGGGCTGGGGACCCGGAGAGCGCAGGGGCCAGGCTCCGGGGCTCCGGGGAGGGGAGCCCCACGCGGCTGAGCCGAGCCCGCCCGCAGGCTGGAGCTGCCCCCGGAGGAGGGCGCCCCGTACCGCCCCGAGTTCTGCAGCGGCTGGGAGCCTCCGGCCAGCGACCCGCAGGGCCGCCCCTGGGAGGACCCGGTGCACAGGCAGCTGCAGCACGAGCGGCGGCGCTGGCAGGTGGGGCCGAGCGCGGGGTGGGCACAGCGGGCAGACCCCCGGGGGGCGGGCGCACCCTCCTGATCCGCCACTCCTGCCTCCCGCAGCAAAGCGCCCCCCGGGTGGCTGTCAATGGGTGAGTGTCCCCCGTGGCGGGCGGCGGGGCGGGAGGGGGCGAGCACCCAAGGCTGACTGCACCCCCTCTGTGTCTGTCtacccctccctcctgcctgccgccCCGCACAGGTGGGTGAGGTggtgaggggctggggctgggggctgggagaggggggAGGAGCAGGGCATGGACAGGAGAGGGGAGCCGCaaggggtgggagtgggtggaCCCCAAGGACAGGGCCCCTGGGGTGCTGCAGGGAGGTGGCCGGGGCTTGGGGGGTGAGtctggggaggagctgggggaacAGCTTCGGGGAGACTTAGGAAGGGGTGGAGTCGGCAGTTTGGGTGCAGGCAGAGGTAGTGTCTGGGGGTCAGGACACTGCAGGCTGAGCAGGAGGCAGAGTGTGGCGGGGACCCTAGGCCACCCAGGGAATAGGGGCAGTATGGAGGTGGGGGGACAGGACAAGGCTGGGGAGGCGGGGGAGAGCCTCTCAGCCGGGACAGCTGCCGGCCCCACACAGGGGGGCGCCGTGGCCCTGAAGACCCCCCTCTGTCGTGCACAGGTAGGCCAGCTGGGGACAGAGGTCCCTTGCTGCCAGTCACCAGCTCTGGGCAGCGGGCAGGGGGTGGgacagctgctgcttctggtggTGCTGGGGCACTGGAGTTAGAgctctctcctggcctgtgtggGGCTGTACCTGTGCTTGAGGGGTGTTCACAGGAATGAAGGGAACTAGGCGGGAGTCCAGACACCAGGTCCTTCCTGCTAAGGGCCACGTCCAGTCAGTGGCCCGTGCACGCAACAGCCTGGCAGGTGGCTGGGGttgctggtctcccacctggggcaGGGGTGTCTTCCCGGGGACACTCCCCCCGCAGCCCCCACTGTCCGGGCTCCATTAACAGTATTAACCTGGCCTCCTGCTCTGACCCCAGCTTGGCCATAACCCCAGCTCACCAGGGCTTTGCTCAGGCGGACAGTGGGCCTGGCTGCCTTCTGACCctcatgcccctccccccagtcACCAGGATCCAGAGTTGGGAGCAGAACCACAGCTGGAGCAGGAGCCGGCGGCTGGGAAGTGGGTGCGGTGTGACTACGACTTCCAGGCCCGCAACAGCAGTGAGCTGTCGGTCAAGCAGGGGGACGTACTGCAGGTCGgccaggagtggggtgggggtcaGGGGGACGTACTGGTCAGCCTGGGGGATGGGGGATAACTGGGGGTGAGGGGGACATATGCCAAGGGAGACAGGGGTCAGATGGACGTACCATCAGGGGGCGGGGGTGTCAGGTGAGGGCCTGAGGCTGGCCAGCCCTCACCTCCAGACCCTGGCTCCGAGCCCTTGCCCCCTGCCCGGTCCAGGTCCTGGATGACCAGCGCAAGTGGTGGAAGGTTCGGGACCCTCAGGGGCAGGAGGGATACGTGCCCTATAACATCCTGACGCCCCATGCGGCACCTGTGGTGGACTGCAGCCagcaccctgcccagcccctggtaAGCCGGGGGGATCAGGTTGCGTAGAAAGGGTACAGAAgtgacccagagccaggagccggcCTCTCTActtccaggagcccagcacacccCCCGCCCCACTGGCCCCGGCCCCTGCCCGGCCACGCTGGGATAGCTGCGACAGCCTCAATGGCCTGGACCCCAGCGAGAAGGGTGAGTGGGGCCGTGCGGCGGGGAGCTGGCCCCAGGGGAGCCCCGCACAGCCCGCCCTGAGCCCGTACCACACTCTGCCCGCAGACAAGTTCTGCCAGATGCTGAGCGTGAACGAGGAGCTGCAGGCGCGCCTGGCCCGTGGACGCTCGCTGCCCGCGCCCCGCGCCGAGCCCCGCACCGCCGAGCCCCAGCTGGGCCGGAACTCAGACGCCGCCGAGGTCCGCACCTGGCTGCAGGCCAAGGGCTTCAGCTCCGGGTGAGCAAGGGGCGGGCGCTGACCAGCAGGAGTGGGGGGGACCCCACAGGGCTGATTGTCACGTGGAAGGATAAGTGTGCCTCCGGCCCCTCTGCATGCTGCCAGCGGCGAGCCCCACTCCTGGGCCCTGACCACCACGCTGTCGCCCAGGACGGTGGAGGCGCTGGGGACGCTGAGCGCAGCCCAGCTCTTCTCGCTGCAGAAGGAGGAGCTGCGTGCAGTGAGCCCCGAGGAAGGGGCGCGAGTGTACAGCCAGGTGGCCGTGCAGCGCGCGCTGTGGCAGGTGAGCCTGGGGAGCGTGGGCGGAAGGCAGGTGAGCCCGGGGAATTGAGAGCGGGGTCCTGAGGCCCCCAACCCCCTGCCACAGGACAGGGAGAAGGTGTCggagctggaggtggtgatggagaagcagaagaagaaagtGGAAGGCGGGACGGCCGCGGAGGTTCTCTGACCCCTGCGACCCTGCGTCCTGCGGGAGAAGGGCTCTGCGGCAGCCCCCCCGGTCAACGGGGCCCCTAACCCCAGGACGGGCACGCAGGGAACCCGCGCACTGGCACACGCTGCCCCCTCAATAAAGAGCCTCTCCGCATGTGTGTGGCTGTCCATCTGTTCTCTAGCCAGCCGCCCCTCGCCATGCCTGCAGGGCGCTGGTccctccaggtctgggttcttgccCAGCACCTTCCCCGGCTGttggcagggctgcagcagcccTCTGGGCCTGCGTTGGGGAAGCCACCCTGAGCCTAGCTGCCCCCTGGCACTCAGCTCCTCCCAGAGGCTTGGCCCGTCCACCAGCGGCTGAGGGCCAGCTTTCTCCTGGGCTCTCCTCCCCCAGCACAATGTGGGCCAGCAGCCCTGTCTGAGGGGTCAGCTCCTCTGGAGCCATAAGCCCCCGGCCCTACGCCCACCCCAGAATGAGCCCTGTGCAGAAGAACACGGCCACGCTCACGCCCCTGCCCCGCATCCCTCCCACCGCACCTGCCTGAGCTCCCTGCAgggcctctgctgcccttccCAAGCCTGACCAAGCTCAACGCGGTGCTGGGGCTGTCCAGTCACCCCTCCACTCCTTGCCAGCCCACCTCTCGCTCTTAACCAAGGAGCCAGACACGCCAGTGGCCAGAGGGAGGAGCCAGCACTGCCCCCTCACTGCCATGCTTTGCCCAGGCCAGCCTCGCTGGACCTGACTCCATCCTGCACCACTAGGGGCACAGCCAGGTGCACTTGGGACAGCCAGGTGCCCAGCTGGAACCCGTTCCTCCCCGCACACCACCCTGTCCCCGTCcgccagagcagcagcagcagccccaagCCTGTAGGCTCCGTCCTTAAGGCACCAAGCCCGCCCGTGGCCAGCTCCAGTCTCAAGTGGCAACTTCATAACATTTATTTGTGGTGCCTGTGCTTTGTCTCAAAAatacctcctccccctccccacccaggagTGGGAAGGGGGCAGCAAAAAATAGCAGACGCCCCTCCCTATTGCACATGGACCCACTTTGTGGCCCACCCGGCGCAGGCCGGTGGGCTCTTGGCACGTTCTGGATCCCTgcttggggaggggtgctgggtgGCATCACACGTGCTGGGGGCCTCCGGGGCAGCCCCTCTGCTCCGACGCTGCTCCCTGCACAGCCTGTCCCGGCTCCTCCTCCCTGGTCCTCCACGACATCCCCCTACCTGGCTTGGCCTCCCCCCAGGGGGGCTATGGCTTCTCCTCGACCCCCGGAGCCCCGTCACTCGTGCTCAGGCGGGGAAGGGGTTTGTGTGTGACAGAAGCAGCTGTACACATGGTCACTTAGAGAGCTTGCTGATGACTCGGATCAGCGCTGCGTTCTCGTCCTTGAGCCGCTGGTTGTCAGCTCGGAGGTCGGACAGGGCCTGCAGGACGGGCAGCTCAGCCGGGGCCGTGCCCGCCGTGCCCActgcccccagcacccagccGGCACCTACCTtcagctcctcctccagctccgCAGCCTTGCGCTCCAGAGCCCTGCGCTCCTGGATGGAGGGGGGGGGTCAGAAGCCCGGAGCAGCAGGGGAGGAGGTCGTGtgcccccagcccagctgctcctACTCACGAATCTCTCCAGCTCCAAGAGGGCTGGCCGCTCGGCGAAGCGCTCCTGCCTCTGGGGAGGACGAAGACACACCGTCTCAGGCAGGTGCCCAGCTCAGCACTCAAGGGCTGGACTGCCACCGCCGGCCCTGCCCCTCGCGGCTCAGCAACTGGGTCCCTCCCCCATGCCTACGGCAGATCTGGGGTCCCTCCCAGTAccctcctgccacccaggggcCCCCACTTGCTGGCCAGGGCCCCCCTGCCGCCCCGGCTGCCACTACCCTCACCTGCGTGGCCCGCTCCAGCTCCACCTTGAGCTGTGCCAGCCGCAGCGTGGTCTCGGTGAGGGCCTCGCGGAGCCGCTCGTTCTCCTGGCGCAGATCCGCATACAGCTAAGGGTGCAGGGAGGCAGGTGGGTCAGCCAGCCAAGGGGGGGtgcagcaggcagggccacacCACGGGGCGGGGAGCAGGATCCGCACCTTCCGGAAACCTCCGTGGGAATCTCgaggctcgggctcgggctcagGATCCGGCTTGGGGTTGCTCACACTTTGCTGCCTGTGCGAAGCGGGTCCGCCGCCGTCGAGAGCgctggaggggcagagctgggggtcAGGCCGGCCGCCCGCGAGGCCACCGGCCCCGCCAgccccctccagccccacccctACCTGCACTCCGGGCCGGGGTCcgcctcctctccctgcaggcaCAGGGGGGCTCAGAAGGGGACCCAGGGGCACCTGCACCAGGCCCCCCACCCTCTGCAGGCCCCTCACCTCCGCAGGCCCCCTCCACTCCTTGCCAACCTTGCGGTGCTCCCGGGCTGCCTGGGGCCCCTGACCCTGCCCGTCGGGCGCctctgctgggggaggggcagcagtcAGACCAGACCCCCCCCAAGGAGGCCGTGCCCTGGAGGGTCACTTCCCCAGGCGGGGGGCGCGGCCCTCACCTCTTTGGGCAGGGTTCTCCGTGTCCTCCAGTCCGGGGACCCGGGGCCTCCGGGAAGGCTCCTGCGGCGAGGGGGCAGGTCAGAGGACGGCGCGCCTGGGCCCTCCCGCCGCCCCTGGCGCCCGCTCACCAGGCTGGGCACGGCTGGCCTCCCGGCCTCGGCGGCCCGGCCCGCCGTCTTCTCGGCTTCCTTGAGGTCCGTCAGCGTGACACCCTGGCGGGGAAGGGTAGTCAGGGCCGGCCCAGCCCCTGCGGGCCCAGAGCCTGCCCAGCGCCTGCCCAGTGCCTGCCCAGCGCCTGCCCAGTGCCTGCCCAGAGCCTGCCCAGCGCCTACCCAGCACCTCCCCAGAgcctgcccagcacctgcccagctCCTGTCCAGTGCCcgcacagcacctgcccagcgCCTGCCCAGTGCCCGCACAGCCGTCCTCACCTGCGTGGCTCTTCGCGACTGGCGCATGAGGCGGGAGCGGGCTTTGCGCTGGGACTCGGACTCCTCGTCACGCACGGGCATCTGGTAGGACCTGAGCAGGACCCCCCCTTCAGACAGGGCCCCCGCCGGCCTGGCACCCCACCAGGCCACCATGCCCGGACTGCCACCTGGGCTCACCTGCGCCGgtccctggactcggctgctggCGCTGGGGGGTCGGGCTCCGGCCCGCAGGAGGGGCCGCTGGAGTTATCCGAGGGAGGGGGCCGCGAGGCCGGCTCAGACCTGTGAACGCGACCTTAGCTGGCACGTGGAGCCTCAGTCCACACAGACAGCACCGGGCAGGGACAGGAGAGCGACACAGGGCCTGCAGGAGGCGAGGCCTGACGGTGCCCATGCTCAAGGCCGCGGGGCTGTGTCGGGCCGCAGCCAACCGGCCTGCAGGGTCCCACTGTGGTACTCACGGGGCAGAGGGTTCTGGCACCTTCCGGGAGAGGCTCGGGGTAACCCTGGCCAGCCGGGGCTCCCTGGCCTGAGAGGAGAGTCCAGTTAGGGTCTCTGGAGGGCAGTGCAACCCaggccccacagcctccccactcACCTGTGGGCAGGTCCCGTCCAGGCCAGGGGAGGAGGCTGAGCGCCGTAGCCCGAGCGTCTCCTCGGTCCCTTGCCCATCAGGGGGGCCCAGGGCTCCCGAACTCTCGGTCTTCTGCAGGCCGAAGCGCCTGGAGAAGGGGGCGTCCTCGGGGGCCTGCAGAGGCAGGGGGCCTGAGCTATGGAGCCGGGGACGGGAGCCAGCCCCTCACAGGGGACAGAGCCGACAAAGATGTAAAGGTCACGCGCCCAGGAGGACCCTGAGGACGGGAAGAGGAGGGAGCCGGGTGCCTCGGTTTTACTCCCTGGCCAACCCCAGACCGTGCTGCCCGTACTCACTGTGCGGCCCGGAGCACTAGGGGGTGGCGGGGAGGACACTCCATTGAGGGCACTGGGCTCTGCAGCAGGGGGTACTGCGGGGGGGTGCAGAGCAGCTGCTAGGACTACGACCCTGACCTGCATCCTTAGAGAtgggggtccagcccagcccctcctccctcacacccagctcCCCCAGACCCCTGCCCAGCCAGTGgctctcacctgcagggcctTCCCCGTTCTCCTCGTCCCGCAGGGGGATAGCCCCGGCTGTGGCAGGTTTGCGTTCCTTGGACAGATCCTGCAGAGAGCCCTTCTCGCGGCTGCTGAGTCGGCACACGGAGCTCCTGGGAGGAAGAGCGGATGTGGAGTGCTGGGTTCCAGGCCAGGGGAGGCAGCACCCACCTGCCTCGGGGCCCCTACCTTCTGTGCTTGCCGCTGCCGCCAGAGGGcgcctggggctcctggcccctgccctgcaAGGCCTCCTTCTGGCTCCGAAGCTGAGTGGGAAAGGAAAGCTGCAGGGTCGGGGTCAACCCAGGCCCTGGGTGGGAGCAGACACCCCAGGGCGTCCCTTCGTCcagcaaggctgggctgggtctgtcctgaagggcagcaggGGGGCGGGGGACAGGggaggcctggcccaggactTACATCCTCCTGCTTCCGGGCCAGCTCCTCCAGCAGGCTCAGTACCTCCTCATCCGCCAGGTCGCAGGGACGCTGCCCCTGGAGGCGGGGGCAGCAGATGCGGTAAGAGTGGAGgcacacccagccctggcccagctgcctgcccacctgcccgcccTCACCGCGTGGGTCAGCGAGTCCATGCCCCCTCCGTGCTCCGCCAGCAGGCGGCACGCGTCTTCCACGCCCCAGTGGGCCGCAGCGTGCAGGGGGGTCCAGCCATCCCCGTCCCGCAGCTCCGTGTCATAGCCAGCCTGGAGAAGCAGCCTGGAGGCCAGGGGACAGTCAAGGCCATGGACACTGCCCCAGCATCCGCTCCTTGGACTGCCAGGGCTGCTGAGTGTGGGACTGCGAGCTGGCAGCCCTGGCCTCCCCTCCGCTTCCCCTGCACCCTGCCCAGGTCCCCAGCCAGTCATCTGCTACACTCCTGGTCTCACAGCAGGGGTGCCCCAGCACCAGGGCAGAGACCAGAGGTGcagctctgcatccagaccaGCCCATAGGTCAGGTCCATCCCTGGACAGGCTAGGACCACACAAGGACCTGCTTCCCCTCCCAACCCgcatggactgtgccaggcaaaCGTGTGCTACCTCAGGGCGCAGTACCAGGGCAGACAGCACCCACGCCTGCAGGGGACCCATAGGCACGGCTGCAGGGGACTCTCTGGTGTGCCTGGGCACTGGCCCACAGCAGGccactgcaggaagcagcagcagccatgcaGTGCTCACGGACTGTCTGCCGTGCCCGTCCTAGCTGACAGAGGAAGACTGTAAACTAGAACATGCCTCCCCGGGAACACGACCCGTGGAGTCGGGGTGACCAAGGCAGACCTTCGAGCTAGAGACCCCATCCACGGCCTTACCGCATGACCTCAATGTAGCCCTTGGCGGCAGCCACGTGCAGAGCAGAGGCCCCGGTGCGGGGGTGGCGGGCCTCAGGCATGGCGCCCCCATTCAGCCAGCATCTCGTGTCAcgcagcagcagctcctcctcaGCCCGCTTGGCCGCCTCCACGTCCACGCCTGGGGTGAGGAGGGAAGGGGCGCCATCGATCCTGCCCCCCGGGAGCCTGGGTGGTGGCTGAAGgggccccagctcagccctggtcccATGTCCTCAGCGGGGTCCCACTCGGGGCCTAGCAACCATTACCAAGGGCTGGGGACATGGGCTGTTACTGCTaacacatgtgaaacccacagccAGGCAACCCGGCGCTTGGCTCCCTGGCGCTTCACCAGTTACACGGGTTCCCCCAATCTTGTCACTCACATGCTGGGGATCACACCCTGCCTCCCAACCAGGCCGCAGCGGCAGATACAGACGGCAGGGACAACTTCTGCCCAGCTATGCTAAAGAGAACCCCTGTCCACCTGCCACTGACAAGCTCTTTAAGGATCAGCTGGCTTTAgggagttacaaagagggagaggcaagatcttccatcctggtCCACCACAGCCAGCACCAGGTCagacgggagccaggagctctcttggggtctcccacacgggtacaccGGCCCAAACactcgagccatcctccactgccttcccaggcccctggcagagctgaatgggaacagagcagccaggacatgaaccagcaccctcacGGGATGCCAGCTACAGTGGTGCCTCTACCCACTAGACCGCACTGCCAGCCCAAGGCGGGAGGCACTGGGCTTTCCTCGGTGGTCTCCAGGGATGGTGACCATTGTCCAGTGCTGTCTGGAGCTGAACCAT
Coding sequences within it:
- the EPS8L1 gene encoding epidermal growth factor receptor kinase substrate 8-like protein 1 — its product is MNTSTGPEAAPKPSAKSIYEQRKRYSTVVMADVSQYLVNHLVTFCLGEEDGVHTVEDASRKLAAMDSQGRVWAQEMLLRVSPDHVALLDPTSKEELESYPLGALLRCDAVTPPGRARALLLLVCQEPERAQPDVHFFQGLRLGAELIREDIQGALQSYRSGRGERRAAALRATQEELKREPSPAAPDTPPLQRRPSVRAVISAVPAGRGRPREDPIPEAEEAPGAASQDPGPRGPDVAGLQAEREVDLLNHVFEDVESFVSRLQKSAEAARVLEHRERGRRARRRASGDGLLTLRAKPPSEAEYCDVLRKIKYAFSLLARLRANIANPSSAELLHFLFGPLQMIVNTSGGPELASGVRSPHLTTEAVALLRDNVTPRERALWASLGDAWTRPGLELPPEEGAPYRPEFCSGWEPPASDPQGRPWEDPVHRQLQHERRRWQQSAPRVAVNGHQDPELGAEPQLEQEPAAGKWVRCDYDFQARNSSELSVKQGDVLQVLDDQRKWWKVRDPQGQEGYVPYNILTPHAAPVVDCSQHPAQPLEPSTPPAPLAPAPARPRWDSCDSLNGLDPSEKDKFCQMLSVNEELQARLARGRSLPAPRAEPRTAEPQLGRNSDAAEVRTWLQAKGFSSGTVEALGTLSAAQLFSLQKEELRAVSPEEGARVYSQVAVQRALWQDREKVSELEVVMEKQKKKVEGGTAAEVL
- the PPP1R12C gene encoding protein phosphatase 1 regulatory subunit 12C isoform X2, with the protein product MSGEDGPAVAGPGAAAAARERRQEQLRRWGARAGAEPGPGERRARTVRFERAAEFLAACAGGDLDEARLMLRAADPGPGAEGEPGAPPPARAVLDSTNADGISALHQACIDENLEVVRFLVEQGATVNQADNEGWTPLHVAASCGCLDIARYLLSHGANIAAVNSDGDLPLDLAEADAMEGLLKAEITRRGVDVEAAKRAEEELLLRDTRCWLNGGAMPEARHPRTGASALHVAAAKGYIEVMRLLLQAGYDTELRDGDGWTPLHAAAHWGVEDACRLLAEHGGGMDSLTHAGQRPCDLADEEVLSLLEELARKQEDLRSQKEALQGRGQEPQAPSGGSGKHRRSSVCRLSSREKGSLQDLSKERKPATAGAIPLRDEENGEGPAVPPAAEPSALNGVSSPPPPSAPGRTAPEDAPFSRRFGLQKTESSGALGPPDGQGTEETLGLRRSASSPGLDGTCPQAREPRLARVTPSLSRKVPEPSAPSEPASRPPPSDNSSGPSCGPEPDPPAPAAESRDRRRSYQMPVRDEESESQRKARSRLMRQSRRATQGVTLTDLKEAEKTAGRAAEAGRPAVPSLEPSRRPRVPGLEDTENPAQREAPDGQGQGPQAAREHRKVGKEWRGPAEGEEADPGPECSALDGGGPASHRQQSVSNPKPDPEPEPEPRDSHGGFRKLYADLRQENERLREALTETTLRLAQLKVELERATQRQERFAERPALLELERFERRALERKAAELEEELKALSDLRADNQRLKDENAALIRVISKLSK
- the PPP1R12C gene encoding protein phosphatase 1 regulatory subunit 12C isoform X1; amino-acid sequence: MSGEDGPAVAGPGAAAAARERRQEQLRRWGARAGAEPGPGERRARTVRFERAAEFLAACAGGDLDEARLMLRAADPGPGAEGEPGAPPPARAVLDSTNADGISALHQACIDENLEVVRFLVEQGATVNQADNEGWTPLHVAASCGCLDIARYLLSHGANIAAVNSDGDLPLDLAEADAMEGLLKAEITRRGVDVEAAKRAEEELLLRDTRCWLNGGAMPEARHPRTGASALHVAAAKGYIEVMRLLLQAGYDTELRDGDGWTPLHAAAHWGVEDACRLLAEHGGGMDSLTHAGQRPCDLADEEVLSLLEELARKQEDLRSQKEALQGRGQEPQAPSGGSGKHRRSSVCRLSSREKGSLQDLSKERKPATAGAIPLRDEENGEGPAVPPAAEPSALNGVSSPPPPSAPGRTAPEDAPFSRRFGLQKTESSGALGPPDGQGTEETLGLRRSASSPGLDGTCPQAREPRLARVTPSLSRKVPEPSAPSEPASRPPPSDNSSGPSCGPEPDPPAPAAESRDRRRSYQMPVRDEESESQRKARSRLMRQSRRATQGVTLTDLKEAEKTAGRAAEAGRPAVPSLEPSRRPRVPGLEDTENPAQRAEAPDGQGQGPQAAREHRKVGKEWRGPAEGEEADPGPECSALDGGGPASHRQQSVSNPKPDPEPEPEPRDSHGGFRKLYADLRQENERLREALTETTLRLAQLKVELERATQRQERFAERPALLELERFERRALERKAAELEEELKALSDLRADNQRLKDENAALIRVISKLSK